From Centropristis striata isolate RG_2023a ecotype Rhode Island chromosome 16, C.striata_1.0, whole genome shotgun sequence, a single genomic window includes:
- the lbh gene encoding protein LBH isoform X2: MTEVMISSTPMEDMRLSPSKDRLSFQIFPDPSDFDRCCKLKDRLPSIVVEPTEGEVESGELRWPPEEFLVSEEEEEEEEEEEEQNNGSIQNGQPTQNSQH, translated from the exons ATGACTGAGGTGATGATCAGCAGCACCCCCATGGAGGACATGAGGCTGAGCCCCAGCAAGGACAGACTCTCCTTCCAG ATATTCCCCGACCCGTCAGACTTCGACCGCTGCTGTAAGCTCAAAGACCGCCTGCCCTCCATCGTGGTGGAGCCGACGGAGGGCGAGGTGGAGAGCGGGGAGCTCCGCTGGCCTCCAGAGGAGTTCCTGGTCAgcgaagaagaggaggaggaggaagaagaggaagaggagcagaataacGGCAGCATCCAAAACGGACAGCCGACACAGAATTCTCAGCACTAG
- the lbh gene encoding protein LBH isoform X1: MSVFSPQIYCPVFVPGRDMTEVMISSTPMEDMRLSPSKDRLSFQIFPDPSDFDRCCKLKDRLPSIVVEPTEGEVESGELRWPPEEFLVSEEEEEEEEEEEEQNNGSIQNGQPTQNSQH; this comes from the exons ATGTCTGTATTTTCCCCGCAGATATACTG TCCAGTGTTTGTGCCCGGCCGAGATATGACTGAGGTGATGATCAGCAGCACCCCCATGGAGGACATGAGGCTGAGCCCCAGCAAGGACAGACTCTCCTTCCAG ATATTCCCCGACCCGTCAGACTTCGACCGCTGCTGTAAGCTCAAAGACCGCCTGCCCTCCATCGTGGTGGAGCCGACGGAGGGCGAGGTGGAGAGCGGGGAGCTCCGCTGGCCTCCAGAGGAGTTCCTGGTCAgcgaagaagaggaggaggaggaagaagaggaagaggagcagaataacGGCAGCATCCAAAACGGACAGCCGACACAGAATTCTCAGCACTAG